From a region of the Triticum aestivum cultivar Chinese Spring chromosome 7D, IWGSC CS RefSeq v2.1, whole genome shotgun sequence genome:
- the LOC123168368 gene encoding geranylgeranyl transferase type-2 subunit beta 1 isoform X3, translating into MGEQGELAAEKHVRYIVTAEKKKDSFESLVMEHLRASGAYWGLTTLDLLHKLHAVDAAEVVDWIMSCYHPESGGFGGNVGHDPHVLYTLSAVQVLCLFDRLDVLDADKIADYITGLQNEDGSFSGDIWGEVDTRFSYISICTLSLLHRLHKINVEKAVEYIVSCKNLDGGFGAMPGGESHAGQIFCCVGALAITGSLHHIDRDLLGWWLCERQCRDGGLNGRPEKLADVCYSWWVLSSLIIIDRVHWIDKEKLAKFILNCQDKENGGISDRPDNAVDIYHTYFGVAGLSLMEYPGVKPIDPAYALPLDVVNRFFLTKQQ; encoded by the exons atggGTGAACAGGGGGAGCTCGCCGCGGAGAAGCACGTCCGCTACATCGTCACCGCGGAGAAG AAGAAGGACTCGTTCGAGTCGCTGGTGATGGAGCACCTCCGGGCCAGCGGCGCCTACTGGGGCCTCACCACGCTCGACCTCCTCCACAAGCTTCACGCCGTGGACGCCGCCGAGGTCGTCGACTGGATCATGTCGTGCTACCACCCGGAATCTG GTGGGTTCGGGGGGAACGTGGGGCACGACCCGCATGTCCTCTACACGCTCAGCGCCGTGCAGGTCCTCTGCCTCTTCGATCGGCTCGATGTTCTTGATGCAGACAAAATTGCTGACT ATATTACTGGACTTCAAAATGAGGATGGATCATTTTCTGGTGATATTTGGGGTGAAGTTGATACTAG GTTCTCGTATATTTCCATATGCACCTTGTCATTACTGCATCGTCTGCACAAAATTAATGTGGAAAAGGCTGTAGAATATATTGTTAGCTGTAAGAACTTGGACGGCGGATTTGGAGCTATGCCAGGAGGGGAGTCTCACGCTGGGCAGA TATTCTGCTGTGTTGGTGCTCTCGCAATCACCGGCTCTTTGCATCACATTGATAGAGATCTCCTTGGATGGTGGCTCTGTGAGCGCCAGTGTAGAGATGGAGGGCTCAATGGGCGTCCTGAGAAACTTGCTGAT GTGTGCTACTCATGGTGGGTGTTATCAAGCTTGATAATTATTGATAGAGTGCACTGGATTGACAAGGAAAAACTTGCAAAGTTCATATTGAACTGTCAG GACAAGGAAAATGGTGGAATTTCAGATAGACCAGATAATGCGGTCGATATCTACCACACGTACTTTGGAGTTGCAG GGCTTTCATTGATGGAGTATCCTGGAGTGAAGCCTATCGATCCTGCCTACGCCCTCCCTTTAGATGTTGTCAACAGGTTCTTCTTGACAAAACAACAGTAG
- the LOC123168368 gene encoding geranylgeranyl transferase type-2 subunit beta 1 isoform X2, translated as MGEQGELAAEKHVRYIVTAEKVSNHTPNPYPLSDANRLRRQFIRPPRRLPQKKDSFESLVMEHLRASGAYWGLTTLDLLHKLHAVDAAEVVDWIMSCYHPESGGFGGNVGHDPHVLYTLSAVQVLCLFDRLDVLDADKIADYITGLQNEDGSFSGDIWGEVDTRFSYISICTLSLLHRLHKINVEKAVEYIVSCKNLDGGFGAMPGGESHAGQIFCCVGALAITGSLHHIDRDLLGWWLCERQCRDGGLNGRPEKLADVCYSWWVLSSLIIIDRVHWIDKEKLAKFILNCQDKENGGISDRPDNAVDIYHTYFGVAGLSLMEYPGVKPIDPAYALPLDVVNS; from the exons atggGTGAACAGGGGGAGCTCGCCGCGGAGAAGCACGTCCGCTACATCGTCACCGCGGAGAAGGTAAGCAACCACACACCCAACCCATACCCTCTCTCGGATGCGAACCGTCTCCGGCGACAATTCATCCGTCCTCCTCGCCGTTTGCCGCAGAAGAAGGACTCGTTCGAGTCGCTGGTGATGGAGCACCTCCGGGCCAGCGGCGCCTACTGGGGCCTCACCACGCTCGACCTCCTCCACAAGCTTCACGCCGTGGACGCCGCCGAGGTCGTCGACTGGATCATGTCGTGCTACCACCCGGAATCTG GTGGGTTCGGGGGGAACGTGGGGCACGACCCGCATGTCCTCTACACGCTCAGCGCCGTGCAGGTCCTCTGCCTCTTCGATCGGCTCGATGTTCTTGATGCAGACAAAATTGCTGACT ATATTACTGGACTTCAAAATGAGGATGGATCATTTTCTGGTGATATTTGGGGTGAAGTTGATACTAG GTTCTCGTATATTTCCATATGCACCTTGTCATTACTGCATCGTCTGCACAAAATTAATGTGGAAAAGGCTGTAGAATATATTGTTAGCTGTAAGAACTTGGACGGCGGATTTGGAGCTATGCCAGGAGGGGAGTCTCACGCTGGGCAGA TATTCTGCTGTGTTGGTGCTCTCGCAATCACCGGCTCTTTGCATCACATTGATAGAGATCTCCTTGGATGGTGGCTCTGTGAGCGCCAGTGTAGAGATGGAGGGCTCAATGGGCGTCCTGAGAAACTTGCTGAT GTGTGCTACTCATGGTGGGTGTTATCAAGCTTGATAATTATTGATAGAGTGCACTGGATTGACAAGGAAAAACTTGCAAAGTTCATATTGAACTGTCAG GACAAGGAAAATGGTGGAATTTCAGATAGACCAGATAATGCGGTCGATATCTACCACACGTACTTTGGAGTTGCAG GGCTTTCATTGATGGAGTATCCTGGAGTGAAGCCTATCGATCCTGCCTACGCCCTCCCTTTAGATGTTGTCAACAG CTAG
- the LOC123168368 gene encoding geranylgeranyl transferase type-2 subunit beta 1 isoform X1 has protein sequence MGEQGELAAEKHVRYIVTAEKVSNHTPNPYPLSDANRLRRQFIRPPRRLPQKKDSFESLVMEHLRASGAYWGLTTLDLLHKLHAVDAAEVVDWIMSCYHPESGGFGGNVGHDPHVLYTLSAVQVLCLFDRLDVLDADKIADYITGLQNEDGSFSGDIWGEVDTRFSYISICTLSLLHRLHKINVEKAVEYIVSCKNLDGGFGAMPGGESHAGQIFCCVGALAITGSLHHIDRDLLGWWLCERQCRDGGLNGRPEKLADVCYSWWVLSSLIIIDRVHWIDKEKLAKFILNCQDKENGGISDRPDNAVDIYHTYFGVAGLSLMEYPGVKPIDPAYALPLDVVNRFFLTKQQ, from the exons atggGTGAACAGGGGGAGCTCGCCGCGGAGAAGCACGTCCGCTACATCGTCACCGCGGAGAAGGTAAGCAACCACACACCCAACCCATACCCTCTCTCGGATGCGAACCGTCTCCGGCGACAATTCATCCGTCCTCCTCGCCGTTTGCCGCAGAAGAAGGACTCGTTCGAGTCGCTGGTGATGGAGCACCTCCGGGCCAGCGGCGCCTACTGGGGCCTCACCACGCTCGACCTCCTCCACAAGCTTCACGCCGTGGACGCCGCCGAGGTCGTCGACTGGATCATGTCGTGCTACCACCCGGAATCTG GTGGGTTCGGGGGGAACGTGGGGCACGACCCGCATGTCCTCTACACGCTCAGCGCCGTGCAGGTCCTCTGCCTCTTCGATCGGCTCGATGTTCTTGATGCAGACAAAATTGCTGACT ATATTACTGGACTTCAAAATGAGGATGGATCATTTTCTGGTGATATTTGGGGTGAAGTTGATACTAG GTTCTCGTATATTTCCATATGCACCTTGTCATTACTGCATCGTCTGCACAAAATTAATGTGGAAAAGGCTGTAGAATATATTGTTAGCTGTAAGAACTTGGACGGCGGATTTGGAGCTATGCCAGGAGGGGAGTCTCACGCTGGGCAGA TATTCTGCTGTGTTGGTGCTCTCGCAATCACCGGCTCTTTGCATCACATTGATAGAGATCTCCTTGGATGGTGGCTCTGTGAGCGCCAGTGTAGAGATGGAGGGCTCAATGGGCGTCCTGAGAAACTTGCTGAT GTGTGCTACTCATGGTGGGTGTTATCAAGCTTGATAATTATTGATAGAGTGCACTGGATTGACAAGGAAAAACTTGCAAAGTTCATATTGAACTGTCAG GACAAGGAAAATGGTGGAATTTCAGATAGACCAGATAATGCGGTCGATATCTACCACACGTACTTTGGAGTTGCAG GGCTTTCATTGATGGAGTATCCTGGAGTGAAGCCTATCGATCCTGCCTACGCCCTCCCTTTAGATGTTGTCAACAGGTTCTTCTTGACAAAACAACAGTAG